The proteins below come from a single Micromonospora citrea genomic window:
- the rho gene encoding transcription termination factor Rho, with product MSDTTDVTSDVSNVAGDATTAAAPARRRRSGTGLSAMLLPELQSLAASLGISGTARMRKGELISAISERQGGAAAGTPRPRAEVAAAAAPAREEVHAEVRETAERPEAERRTAEQAPAAVETETTRGRTRRSRAAAAEARGAEARPAEVRAGEARPAEARTEEAEAGERADRGEGRGRDRAERADRAERADRAERGERGERGERAERGERAERGERAERERGDRAERGERAERGERAERGDRAERGERNERAERAERGDRNERGERADRGDRNERGDRGQRAERDRADEGDDDGEGGGRRGRRSRFRDRRRGRGERGEGEGGGGREPQVSEDDVLVPVAGIIDVLDNYAFVRTTGYLAGPNDVYVSMSQIKKYGLRRGDAITGAVRASRDGEQRRDKYNPLVRLDTINGMEPDEAKRRPEFYKLTPLYPQERLRLETEPHILTTRVIDLVMPLGKGQRALIVSPPKAGKTMVLQAIANAITHNNPECHLMVVLVDERPEEVTDMQRSVKGEVIAATFDRPPQDHTTVAELAIERAKRLVELGHDVVVLLDSVTRLGRSYNLAAPASGRIMSGGIDSTALYPPKRFLGAARNIENGGSLTILATALVETGSMADTVIFEEFKGTGNAELKLDRKIADKRTFPAIDIHPSGTRKEEILLAPEELAIIHKLRKVLHSLDSQAALDLLLDKLKQTRTNIEFLMQIAKSTPGE from the coding sequence TTGAGCGACACCACCGACGTGACGTCGGATGTTTCCAACGTCGCTGGCGATGCCACCACCGCCGCCGCCCCCGCCCGTCGTCGGCGCAGCGGCACCGGCCTGTCGGCCATGCTGCTGCCGGAGCTGCAGAGCCTGGCCGCGTCGCTCGGCATCTCGGGCACGGCTCGCATGCGTAAGGGCGAGCTGATCAGCGCGATCTCCGAGCGGCAGGGCGGCGCCGCCGCCGGGACCCCTCGACCGCGGGCCGAGGTCGCGGCCGCCGCCGCCCCCGCCCGCGAGGAGGTCCACGCGGAGGTCCGCGAGACCGCCGAGCGGCCGGAGGCCGAGCGGCGGACCGCGGAGCAGGCTCCGGCGGCCGTCGAGACCGAGACGACTCGCGGCCGGACCCGGCGCAGCCGGGCCGCCGCCGCCGAGGCAAGGGGCGCCGAGGCCCGTCCCGCCGAGGTGCGGGCCGGCGAGGCTCGACCCGCGGAGGCCCGCACGGAGGAGGCCGAGGCCGGCGAGCGTGCCGACCGTGGCGAGGGCCGTGGCCGCGACCGTGCGGAGCGTGCCGACCGTGCGGAGCGTGCCGACCGTGCGGAGCGCGGTGAGCGCGGTGAGCGCGGTGAGCGTGCCGAGCGCGGTGAGCGTGCCGAGCGCGGCGAGCGTGCCGAGCGCGAGCGCGGTGACCGTGCCGAGCGCGGCGAGCGTGCCGAGCGCGGCGAGCGTGCCGAGCGCGGTGACCGTGCCGAGCGCGGCGAGCGGAACGAGCGGGCCGAGCGTGCCGAGCGCGGCGACCGTAACGAGCGCGGCGAGCGGGCCGACCGGGGCGACCGCAACGAGCGGGGCGACCGGGGCCAGCGCGCCGAGCGGGACCGCGCCGACGAGGGCGACGACGACGGCGAGGGCGGCGGCCGGCGGGGCCGGCGCAGTCGCTTCCGGGACCGTCGCCGTGGCCGCGGCGAGCGCGGCGAGGGCGAGGGCGGCGGCGGGCGCGAGCCGCAGGTGAGCGAGGACGACGTCCTCGTGCCGGTGGCCGGCATCATCGACGTGCTCGACAACTACGCGTTCGTGCGGACCACCGGCTACCTGGCCGGCCCGAACGACGTCTACGTCTCGATGTCGCAGATCAAGAAGTACGGCCTGCGGCGCGGTGACGCCATCACCGGCGCGGTGCGTGCCTCGCGCGACGGCGAGCAGCGGCGGGACAAGTACAACCCGTTGGTACGGCTGGACACCATCAACGGGATGGAGCCCGACGAGGCGAAGCGCCGGCCGGAGTTCTACAAGCTCACGCCGCTGTACCCGCAGGAGCGGCTGCGGCTGGAGACCGAGCCGCACATCCTCACCACCCGGGTGATCGACCTGGTCATGCCGCTCGGCAAGGGCCAGCGGGCGCTGATCGTGTCGCCGCCGAAGGCGGGCAAGACGATGGTGCTGCAGGCCATCGCGAACGCGATCACGCACAACAACCCGGAATGCCACCTGATGGTGGTGCTGGTGGACGAGCGACCCGAAGAGGTCACCGACATGCAGCGGTCGGTGAAGGGTGAGGTCATCGCGGCGACGTTCGACCGTCCGCCGCAGGACCACACCACGGTGGCGGAGCTGGCGATCGAGCGGGCGAAGCGCCTGGTCGAGCTCGGCCACGACGTGGTCGTGCTGCTCGACTCGGTGACCCGGCTCGGTCGGTCGTACAACCTGGCGGCGCCGGCCAGCGGCCGGATCATGTCGGGTGGTATCGACTCCACCGCGCTCTACCCGCCGAAGCGCTTCCTGGGTGCGGCCCGCAACATCGAGAACGGCGGCTCGCTGACCATCCTCGCCACCGCGCTGGTGGAGACCGGGTCCATGGCGGACACGGTCATCTTCGAGGAGTTCAAGGGCACCGGTAACGCGGAGCTGAAGCTGGACCGGAAGATCGCCGACAAGCGCACCTTCCCGGCCATCGACATCCACCCGTCCGGCACGCGCAAGGAGGAGATCCTGCTCGCGCCGGAGGAGCTTGCCATCATCCACAAGCTCCGCAAGGTCCTGCACTCGCTGGACTCGCAGGCGGCGCTGGACCTGCTGCTCGACAAGCTCAAGCAGACCCGGACCAACATCGAGTTCCTGATGCAGATCGCCAAGTCGACGCCGGGGGAGTGA
- the prmC gene encoding peptide chain release factor N(5)-glutamine methyltransferase yields the protein MTTAPQQPSEGTRRQRPSVTVARAARALADAGVEAARAEAEQLAAYVLGVPRGRLALADGFTAEQLERLDGLVARRADREPLQHLTGVAGFRHLELAVGPGVFVPRPETELLAGWGIARGRDMAAPLVVDLCSGSGAIALSVAQELPAARVVAVERSAEALPWLRRNAAARAAAGDRPIEVVAADVTAPDLLADLAGRVDVLLCNPPYVPSAVAVPPEVGRHDPAGAVFGGADGLAVIRPVVARAAVLLRPGGVFGVEHDDTHGAAVPGLLAADGRFEAVAAHPDLAGRPRFATASRRADGPHAGAGPAWQTDSS from the coding sequence GTGACGACCGCGCCGCAACAGCCGTCCGAAGGGACGAGACGGCAACGCCCCTCCGTGACGGTGGCCCGGGCGGCCCGAGCCCTGGCCGACGCCGGGGTGGAGGCGGCCCGCGCCGAGGCCGAGCAGTTGGCCGCGTACGTGCTGGGGGTGCCCCGGGGGCGGCTGGCGCTGGCCGACGGGTTCACCGCCGAGCAGCTCGAGCGCCTCGACGGGCTGGTCGCCCGGCGGGCCGACCGGGAGCCGCTGCAGCACCTCACCGGCGTCGCCGGCTTCCGGCACCTGGAGCTGGCCGTCGGGCCGGGCGTCTTCGTGCCCCGCCCGGAGACCGAGCTGCTCGCCGGCTGGGGGATCGCGCGGGGCCGGGACATGGCCGCCCCGCTGGTGGTGGACCTGTGCAGCGGCTCCGGCGCCATCGCGCTGTCGGTCGCCCAGGAGCTGCCGGCGGCCCGGGTGGTGGCGGTGGAACGCTCGGCCGAGGCGCTGCCCTGGCTGCGGCGCAACGCGGCGGCCCGCGCCGCGGCGGGGGACCGGCCCATCGAGGTGGTGGCGGCGGACGTGACCGCCCCGGACCTGCTGGCCGATCTCGCCGGCCGGGTCGACGTGCTGCTCTGCAACCCGCCGTACGTGCCGTCCGCCGTCGCCGTGCCACCGGAGGTGGGCCGGCACGACCCGGCCGGCGCGGTCTTCGGCGGCGCCGACGGTCTGGCGGTGATCCGTCCCGTGGTCGCCCGGGCGGCGGTACTGCTGCGCCCCGGCGGGGTGTTCGGCGTCGAGCACGACGACACGCACGGCGCGGCGGTGCCCGGCCTGCTGGCCGCGGACGGCCGGTTCGAGGCGGTCGCCGCGCACCCGGACCTGGCCGGGCGGCCCCGCTTCGCGACCGCGTCCCGCCGGGCGGACGGCCCGCACGCCGGCGCGGGCCCGGCGTGGCAGACTGACTCCTCGTGA
- a CDS encoding AAA family ATPase yields the protein MTRLIATRGLPASGKTTFARTLQPSVVRVNRDDLRRMLHGERLFTQWAEWQVTVVQRAQVEALLRARADVCVDDTNLRSRTLRDWADLAARHGAEFEVHDFTDVPLAECLRRDAARPEADRVGEAWIRRLHERYLEGRALPLPVPQARTGRPATVHAPSTEPPEIVLVDIDGTVALNVSRSPYDMTRVGEDEPNPAVIAAVRAMHAAGYGVVFCSGRDATARPATEAWLARHVRVPYLGLHLRAVGDNRKDSVVKREIYEREVAGRYRVVGVFDDRQQVVRMWRALGLTVFQVAEGDF from the coding sequence ATGACCCGCCTGATCGCCACCCGGGGACTGCCCGCCTCCGGCAAGACCACCTTCGCCCGGACGCTGCAACCGTCCGTGGTCCGGGTCAACCGCGACGACCTGCGCCGGATGCTGCACGGCGAGCGGCTGTTCACCCAGTGGGCCGAGTGGCAGGTGACCGTGGTGCAGCGGGCGCAGGTCGAGGCGCTGCTGCGGGCCCGGGCGGACGTCTGCGTCGACGACACCAACCTGCGGTCGCGGACCCTGCGGGACTGGGCGGACCTGGCCGCCCGGCACGGCGCCGAGTTCGAGGTGCACGACTTCACCGACGTGCCGCTGGCGGAGTGCCTGCGCCGCGACGCCGCCCGCCCGGAGGCCGACCGGGTCGGCGAGGCGTGGATCCGCCGGCTGCACGAGCGCTACCTGGAGGGGCGCGCCCTGCCGCTGCCGGTGCCGCAGGCCCGGACGGGACGGCCGGCCACGGTGCACGCCCCGTCGACCGAGCCGCCGGAGATCGTGCTGGTCGACATCGACGGCACGGTCGCGCTGAACGTCTCGCGCAGCCCGTACGACATGACCCGGGTCGGCGAGGACGAACCGAACCCGGCGGTGATCGCGGCGGTCCGGGCGATGCACGCGGCCGGGTACGGCGTGGTCTTCTGCTCCGGCCGGGACGCCACCGCCCGGCCCGCCACCGAGGCGTGGCTGGCCCGGCACGTCCGCGTCCCCTACCTCGGGCTGCACCTGCGCGCCGTCGGCGACAACCGGAAGGACTCCGTGGTCAAGCGGGAGATCTACGAGCGCGAGGTCGCCGGCCGCTACCGGGTGGTCGGCGTCTTCGACGACCGCCAGCAGGTGGTGCGGATGTGGCGCGCCCTCGGCCTCACCGTCTTCCAGGTGGCCGAGGGCGACTTCTGA
- a CDS encoding GGDEF domain-containing protein has protein sequence MGWLDRVTDQVDALTRSRALQESSRSAEAYAILDPVIRTTTDPYARADALVQRLSAVINLGRTAEYTRAIEEASTAVRDLAEPYLHGHLNALAALAAHHQGALDRCVTHLVRAARALGAVPDPDRDTAWGWHDLAMAYSYLSFHGYALGAIERARQLGTAAGIPEETFAAPGIRLRNAVALDHNGDSDGCLRVLRDVAADLDRFLRSGRAGKLRPSSLAAYGYAAARRGALGDRLEVGTEAAPARLLGHGGDSARARDMRLLGQVCLAVAEGRPIEAATRLDTVQVSSETLGAAEPARLRSIALARSGDHAGAHRADRLAFRLAAQRNDRLRDVYIDGIAARIDHEEMRREAARFEGEALTDPLTGLPNRRRLERYIATVVAGGDRVVIGVCDLDGFKAVNTRHGHHSGDLVLQRVAGVINRVMRRGDFVARYGGDEFVVVLPHAGMTEAAEVGRRIDAAVRAEDWESLVPGTPVGVSVGFAEVGASGPGLRDALSAAFEAADREMLRAKARPRAS, from the coding sequence GTGGGTTGGCTCGACCGGGTCACCGACCAGGTTGACGCCCTGACGCGGTCCCGGGCGTTGCAGGAGTCCAGCCGTTCCGCCGAGGCGTACGCGATCCTCGACCCGGTCATCCGCACCACCACCGACCCGTACGCGCGGGCCGACGCCCTGGTGCAGCGCCTCTCGGCGGTGATCAACCTCGGGCGGACGGCCGAATACACGCGGGCCATCGAGGAGGCCTCCACGGCCGTCCGCGACCTCGCCGAGCCCTACCTGCACGGGCACCTCAACGCGCTCGCCGCGCTCGCCGCGCACCACCAGGGCGCGCTGGACCGCTGCGTCACCCACCTGGTGAGGGCCGCCCGGGCGCTGGGCGCGGTGCCCGATCCCGACCGGGACACCGCGTGGGGCTGGCACGACCTGGCGATGGCGTACTCCTACCTCAGCTTCCACGGCTACGCCCTCGGCGCGATCGAGCGGGCCCGGCAGCTCGGCACGGCCGCCGGGATCCCGGAGGAGACCTTCGCCGCCCCGGGCATCCGACTGCGCAACGCCGTGGCGCTGGACCACAACGGCGACAGCGACGGCTGCCTGCGGGTGCTGCGGGACGTCGCCGCCGACCTGGACCGGTTCCTGCGCAGCGGCCGGGCCGGGAAGCTGCGCCCGAGCAGCCTGGCCGCCTACGGCTACGCCGCCGCCCGGCGGGGCGCCCTCGGCGACCGGCTGGAGGTCGGCACGGAGGCGGCTCCGGCGCGGCTGCTCGGTCACGGCGGGGACAGCGCCCGGGCCCGCGACATGCGCCTGCTCGGCCAGGTCTGTCTGGCCGTCGCCGAGGGCCGCCCGATCGAGGCGGCCACCCGGCTGGACACCGTCCAGGTCTCCAGCGAGACGCTGGGCGCCGCCGAGCCGGCGCGGCTGCGCAGCATCGCCCTCGCCCGCTCCGGCGACCACGCGGGCGCGCACCGGGCCGACCGGCTGGCGTTCCGGCTGGCCGCCCAGCGCAACGACCGGCTCCGCGACGTCTACATCGACGGCATCGCCGCCCGCATCGACCACGAGGAGATGCGCCGCGAGGCGGCCCGCTTCGAGGGCGAGGCGCTGACCGACCCGCTGACCGGGCTGCCCAACCGGCGCCGGCTGGAGCGCTACATCGCCACGGTGGTCGCCGGCGGCGACCGGGTGGTGATCGGCGTGTGCGACCTGGACGGCTTCAAGGCGGTCAACACCCGGCACGGCCACCACTCCGGCGACCTGGTGCTCCAGCGCGTCGCCGGGGTGATCAACCGGGTGATGCGCCGCGGCGACTTCGTGGCCCGCTACGGCGGCGACGAGTTCGTCGTGGTGCTCCCGCACGCCGGGATGACCGAGGCGGCCGAGGTGGGTCGCCGCATCGACGCGGCGGTACGCGCGGAGGACTGGGAGTCCCTGGTGCCCGGCACGCCGGTCGGGGTCAGCGTCGGCTTCGCCGAGGTGGGCGCCTCCGGCCCCGGCCTGCGCGACGCCCTCAGCGCCGCCTTCGAGGCGGCCGACCGCGAGATGCTCCGGGCGAAGGCCCGCCCCCGCGCCTCCTGA
- the prfA gene encoding peptide chain release factor 1, producing MSSERLAALLDEYAELEKRLADPAIHADQNTARRVGRRYAELVGLHKAAGELEQARADLAAARELAAEDASFAAEAESIAATLPALEERLAELLIPRDPHDAKDVIVEIKAGEGGEESALFAGDLLRMYTRYAERRGWLTEVIDAQESDLGGVKDVSLAIKTKGVPEGGNGVWSRLKWEGGVHRVQRVPVTESQGRIHTSAAGVLVLPEAEDVDVTIDPNDLRIDVFRSSGPGGQSVNTTDSAVRITHVPTGIVVSCQNEKSQLQNREQAMRILRARLLAAAQEQADAAASDARKAQVRTVDRSERIRTYNFPQNRITDHRIGYTAYNLDLALAGDLDGVLDALAEADRAARLAGDTELTRR from the coding sequence ATGAGCAGCGAGCGCCTGGCCGCCCTCCTCGACGAGTACGCCGAGCTGGAGAAGCGGCTGGCGGACCCGGCGATCCACGCCGACCAGAACACCGCCCGCCGGGTCGGCCGGCGCTACGCCGAGCTGGTCGGACTGCACAAGGCGGCCGGGGAGCTGGAGCAGGCCCGCGCCGACCTCGCCGCCGCCCGGGAGCTGGCCGCCGAGGACGCGTCCTTCGCGGCGGAGGCGGAGTCCATCGCGGCGACCCTGCCGGCCCTCGAGGAGCGGCTGGCCGAGCTGCTCATCCCGCGCGACCCGCACGACGCCAAGGACGTGATCGTCGAGATCAAGGCCGGCGAGGGCGGGGAGGAATCGGCGCTCTTCGCCGGCGACCTGCTGCGGATGTACACCCGCTACGCCGAGCGGCGCGGCTGGCTCACCGAGGTCATCGACGCCCAGGAGTCGGACCTGGGCGGGGTGAAGGACGTCTCGCTGGCGATCAAGACCAAGGGCGTGCCCGAGGGCGGCAACGGCGTCTGGTCGCGGCTCAAGTGGGAGGGCGGCGTTCACCGGGTGCAGCGCGTCCCGGTCACCGAGTCGCAGGGCCGCATCCACACCAGCGCCGCCGGCGTGCTGGTGCTGCCCGAGGCCGAGGACGTGGACGTCACCATCGACCCGAACGACCTGCGCATCGACGTGTTTCGCTCGTCGGGGCCGGGCGGACAGTCGGTGAACACCACCGACTCGGCGGTGCGGATCACCCACGTCCCGACCGGCATCGTGGTCTCCTGCCAGAACGAGAAGTCCCAGTTGCAGAACCGCGAGCAGGCGATGCGGATCCTGCGCGCCCGGCTGCTGGCGGCTGCCCAGGAGCAGGCCGACGCGGCCGCCTCGGACGCCCGCAAGGCGCAGGTGCGCACCGTGGACCGCTCGGAGCGGATCCGCACCTACAACTTCCCGCAGAACCGGATCACCGACCACCGGATCGGCTACACCGCGTACAACCTGGACCTGGCGCTCGCCGGCGACCTGGACGGCGTCCTCGACGCCCTCGCGGAGGCCGACCGCGCCGCCCGCCTGGCCGGCGACACCGAGCTGACCCGCCGCTGA
- a CDS encoding phosphodiester glycosidase family protein: MRTRRRSARLAGVLLLTPLLTMAGTVPATAGAPDPATDPFLTAAEDAPRASSYPTNSVTLAGDPAASASAAGTPTGVAPAGGLETAKTTRPVAPGLQLTSFDRYDADGWLRADALTADLTGGVTVDYVNSGAVSRAEPLRRAVDASRAVAAVNGDFFDINNSGAAQGVGIRNGELVQSAVSGHRNAVAITTEGLGRVIEVNFDGTATLPTGAVPLTQFNNMIQANGIGVFTALWGSYTRERAVAGAARVTEVTVVDGRVATVATTAGTGPIPAGTTVLLGRDAGADALAGLRPGDPVTAAWQPKPADGSKLRAAVGGGNVLVRDGVVQNIADASLAPRTSVGFSADGRRMILLTVDGRQVDSRGVTQTEMGRMMAELGAHHALNLDGGGSSTLLAREPGAAAVQVENSPSDGTERAVPNGLALYAPEGSGRLTGFWLETASDPTSAPGVAPVRGGRPDRVFPGLTRRLTAAGHDETYGPAAGAPLWRANPAAHGVVDSKGVFRAGLPGRTTVTAWRNEARGTLDLTVLGPLARIDSTVDRVGLDGAEGSALFGVVGYDAEGNTAPIEPADLKLDYDRDLLRIAPTADGNLAVTALRDTGSALVTVTVGRSSTVLPVTVGLTDVPVANFDDAAAWKFSQARASGAVAPAPGRTGTGLKMTYDFSQSTGTRAAYADPPAWIEVAGQPQAFGMWIHGNGTGEWPSLHLHDAQNTQHVLRGPLITWKGWKYVEFAVPAGVQYPVRIRRFYVAETNAAAQYRSEVIIDDLVAKVPPTVDAPAEAPRTDRVVLRDGTVDGAPWRFAVMSDAQFVAANPDSDLVAQARRTLREVKAAKPDFLVINGDFVDTAYPADFALAKRILDEELGGELPYYYVPGNHEIMGAPIANFRAAFGDTQRVFDHKGTRFVTLNSSTGSLRGGGFDQVRMLREALDSASGDPAVGSVAVLHHHPPRDPSPAKASQLTDRKEAALLEQWLADFQHRTGKGAVFVGGHVGTFHADRVDGVPYLINGNAGKNPSTPAEQGGFTGWTEFGVDPVSPAEADLARRNPLVEGPRWVAAEFHAHVDRLELAAPASVAVGAPATVTATVTQPGGRTVPVAAPVSADWSASPNLHVGSVLGLKPWHVARFDPATGKLTALRPGAQVKLAVDVNGVRAEATVTLTAAAAAPAA, translated from the coding sequence ATGCGTACCCGCAGACGATCCGCCCGTCTTGCCGGCGTCCTGCTGCTGACGCCGCTGCTCACCATGGCCGGCACCGTGCCGGCGACCGCCGGTGCGCCGGATCCGGCCACCGACCCCTTCCTCACCGCGGCCGAGGACGCCCCCCGCGCCTCCTCGTACCCCACGAACTCCGTGACGCTCGCCGGCGACCCGGCGGCGAGCGCGTCCGCCGCCGGGACGCCGACCGGCGTGGCGCCGGCCGGCGGTCTGGAGACCGCCAAGACCACCCGCCCGGTCGCCCCGGGCCTCCAGCTCACCTCCTTCGACCGGTACGACGCCGACGGCTGGCTGCGTGCCGACGCGCTGACGGCCGACCTCACCGGCGGCGTCACCGTCGACTACGTGAACTCCGGCGCGGTCAGTCGGGCCGAGCCGCTGCGCCGCGCGGTGGACGCCTCCCGCGCGGTCGCCGCCGTCAACGGCGACTTCTTCGACATCAACAACTCCGGCGCGGCCCAGGGCGTGGGCATCCGCAACGGCGAGCTGGTCCAGTCCGCCGTCAGCGGGCACCGCAACGCCGTCGCGATCACCACCGAAGGGCTCGGCCGGGTGATCGAGGTGAACTTCGACGGGACGGCGACGCTGCCCACCGGTGCGGTGCCGCTGACCCAGTTCAACAACATGATCCAGGCGAACGGGATCGGCGTGTTCACCGCGCTCTGGGGGTCGTACACCCGGGAGCGCGCGGTGGCCGGCGCCGCCCGCGTCACGGAGGTCACCGTGGTCGACGGCCGCGTCGCCACGGTGGCCACGACTGCCGGCACCGGGCCGATCCCGGCCGGCACCACCGTGCTGCTCGGCCGCGACGCCGGCGCGGACGCCCTCGCCGGGCTGCGTCCCGGCGACCCGGTGACGGCCGCCTGGCAGCCCAAGCCCGCCGACGGCAGCAAGCTGCGCGCGGCGGTCGGCGGCGGCAACGTGCTGGTCCGCGACGGCGTGGTGCAGAACATCGCCGACGCGTCGCTGGCCCCGCGCACGTCGGTCGGCTTCTCCGCCGACGGCCGGCGCATGATCCTGCTGACGGTGGACGGCCGGCAGGTCGACAGCCGGGGCGTCACCCAGACCGAGATGGGCCGGATGATGGCCGAACTCGGCGCGCACCACGCGCTCAACCTCGACGGCGGTGGGTCGTCCACGCTGCTCGCCCGCGAGCCGGGAGCGGCGGCCGTGCAGGTGGAGAACAGCCCCTCCGACGGCACGGAGCGCGCGGTGCCCAACGGCCTCGCCCTCTACGCGCCCGAGGGCAGCGGCCGGCTCACCGGCTTCTGGCTGGAGACCGCCAGCGACCCGACCAGCGCGCCCGGCGTCGCGCCGGTGCGCGGCGGCCGTCCCGACCGGGTCTTCCCCGGCCTGACCCGCCGGCTCACCGCCGCCGGCCACGACGAGACGTACGGCCCCGCGGCCGGCGCGCCGCTGTGGCGGGCCAACCCGGCGGCGCACGGCGTCGTCGACAGCAAGGGCGTCTTCCGGGCCGGACTGCCCGGCCGCACCACCGTCACCGCGTGGCGCAACGAGGCCCGGGGCACCCTCGACCTCACCGTGCTCGGCCCGCTGGCCCGGATCGACTCCACGGTGGACCGCGTCGGCCTCGACGGCGCGGAGGGCAGCGCGCTGTTCGGCGTGGTCGGCTACGACGCCGAGGGCAACACCGCCCCGATCGAGCCCGCCGACCTCAAGCTCGACTACGACCGGGACCTGCTGAGGATCGCCCCGACCGCCGACGGCAACCTCGCCGTCACCGCGCTGCGGGACACCGGCTCGGCGCTGGTCACCGTCACGGTCGGTCGCAGCAGCACCGTCCTGCCCGTAACCGTCGGCCTCACCGACGTGCCGGTCGCGAACTTCGACGACGCGGCGGCCTGGAAGTTCAGCCAGGCCCGGGCCAGTGGTGCCGTCGCGCCCGCGCCGGGCCGCACCGGCACCGGCCTGAAGATGACGTACGACTTCAGCCAGTCCACCGGCACCCGGGCCGCGTACGCCGACCCGCCGGCCTGGATCGAGGTGGCCGGCCAGCCGCAGGCGTTCGGCATGTGGATCCACGGCAACGGCACCGGGGAGTGGCCCAGCCTGCACCTGCACGACGCGCAGAACACCCAGCACGTCCTGCGTGGCCCGCTGATCACCTGGAAGGGCTGGAAGTACGTCGAGTTCGCCGTGCCGGCCGGGGTGCAGTACCCGGTGCGGATCCGCCGGTTCTACGTGGCGGAGACCAACGCCGCCGCGCAGTACCGCAGCGAGGTGATCATCGACGACCTGGTGGCGAAGGTGCCGCCGACGGTCGACGCGCCGGCCGAGGCGCCGCGCACCGACCGGGTGGTGCTGCGCGACGGCACGGTCGACGGCGCTCCCTGGCGCTTCGCGGTCATGTCCGACGCGCAGTTCGTCGCGGCGAACCCGGACAGCGACCTGGTCGCCCAGGCCCGCCGTACGCTGCGCGAGGTCAAGGCCGCGAAGCCGGACTTCCTGGTGATCAACGGCGACTTCGTGGACACCGCGTACCCGGCCGACTTCGCGCTGGCGAAGCGGATCCTGGACGAGGAACTCGGCGGCGAGCTGCCGTACTACTACGTGCCCGGCAACCACGAGATCATGGGCGCCCCGATCGCCAACTTCCGGGCCGCGTTCGGCGACACCCAGCGGGTCTTCGACCACAAGGGCACCAGGTTCGTCACGCTGAACTCGTCGACCGGCTCGCTGCGCGGCGGCGGCTTCGACCAGGTGCGGATGCTGCGCGAGGCGCTCGACTCGGCTTCCGGCGACCCGGCCGTCGGCTCGGTGGCCGTGCTGCACCACCACCCGCCGCGCGACCCGAGCCCGGCCAAGGCCAGCCAGCTCACCGACCGGAAGGAGGCGGCGCTGCTGGAGCAGTGGCTGGCCGACTTCCAGCACCGCACCGGCAAGGGGGCGGTCTTCGTCGGCGGGCACGTCGGCACCTTCCACGCCGACCGGGTCGACGGGGTGCCCTACCTGATCAACGGCAACGCGGGCAAGAACCCGTCCACCCCCGCCGAGCAGGGCGGCTTCACCGGGTGGACCGAGTTCGGGGTGGATCCGGTGAGCCCGGCCGAGGCCGACCTGGCCCGGCGGAACCCGCTCGTCGAGGGCCCACGCTGGGTCGCCGCCGAGTTCCACGCGCACGTCGACCGGCTCGAGTTGGCCGCCCCGGCCAGCGTCGCGGTCGGCGCCCCGGCCACGGTCACCGCCACGGTGACCCAGCCGGGCGGCCGTACGGTGCCGGTGGCGGCGCCGGTGAGCGCGGACTGGTCCGCCTCGCCGAACCTGCACGTCGGCTCGGTCCTCGGGCTGAAGCCCTGGCACGTGGCCCGCTTCGACCCGGCCACCGGCAAGCTCACCGCCCTGCGCCCCGGCGCCCAGGTCAAGCTGGCCGTCGACGTCAACGGCGTACGCGCCGAGGCGACCGTCACCCTGACGGCGGCCGCCGCGGCTCCCGCCGCCTGA
- the rpmE gene encoding 50S ribosomal protein L31: MKPNIHPEYVTTDVTCSCGNTFTTRSTAKGGSIHVETCSACHPFYTGKQRVLDTAGRVAKFQQKYAKVQAKKAK, encoded by the coding sequence ATGAAGCCCAACATCCACCCGGAGTACGTGACCACCGACGTCACCTGCTCCTGCGGCAACACCTTCACCACCCGCAGCACCGCCAAGGGCGGCTCGATCCACGTCGAGACCTGCAGCGCCTGCCACCCGTTCTACACCGGCAAGCAGCGCGTCCTGGACACCGCCGGGCGGGTCGCGAAGTTCCAGCAGAAGTACGCCAAGGTTCAGGCCAAGAAGGCCAAGTAA